A stretch of the Streptococcus oralis genome encodes the following:
- a CDS encoding SpGH101 family endo-alpha-N-acetylgalactosaminidase, with translation MDKRFFEKRCKFSIRKFTLGVASVMIGATFFAASPVLADQARVGSTDNLPSELADLDKKASDEGHDFDKEAAAQNPGSAETTEGPQTEEELLAQEKEKSEKPSNLPKELEGKLEKAEDNGREVDKDQLAQDTGKLVPEDVAKTTNGELNYGATVKIKTPSGEGSGIVVAKDLVLTVSHNFIKDSQDGNIRKVVDNDQGDGDIYSISYPGLPDVKFSKKDIIHWDREGYLKGFKNDLALVRLRTVLENTPVEVTKKPVVKKIGDKLHVFGYPEGKLNPIVNTTVDFAEPYGEGVQGIGYQGGKPGASGGGIFDTEGKLVGVHQNGVVGKRSGGILFSPAQLKWIQDHIQGISSVKPADLEEKEKPAEEKPKEDKPAAAKPETPKTVTPEWQTVANKEQQGTVTIREEKGVRYNQLSSTAQNDNDGKPALFEKQGLTVDANGNATVDLTFKDDSEKGKSRFGVFLKFKDTKNNVFVGYDQGGWFWEYKTPGNSTWYKGNRVAAPEPGSVNRLSITLKSDGQLNASNNDVNLFDTVTLPGAVNENLKNEKKILLKAGTYSNDRTVVSVKTDNQEGVKADDTPAQKETGPAVDDSKVTYDTIQSKVLKAVIDQAFPRVKEYTLNGHTLPGQVQQFNQVFINNHRITPEVTYKKINETTAEYVMKLRDDAHLINAEMTVRLQVVDNQLHFDVTKIVNHNQVTPGQKIDDERKLLSTISFLGNALVSVSSDQAGAKFDGATMSNNTHVSGDDHIDVTNPMKDLAKGYMYGFVSTDKLAAGVWSNSQNSYGGGSNDWTRLTAYKETVGNANYVGIHSSEWQWEKAYKGIVFPEYTKELPSAKVVITEDANADNKVDWQDGAIAYRSIMNNPQGWEKVKDITAYRIAMNFGSQAQNPFLMTLDGIKKINLHTDGLGQGVLLKGYGSEGHDSGHLNYADIGKRIGGVEDFKTLIEKAKKYGAHLGIHVNASETYPESKYFNENILRKNPDGSYSYGWNWLDQGINIDAAYDLAHGRLARWEDLKKKLGDGLDFIYVDVWGNGQSGDNGAWATHVLAKEINKQGWRFAIEWGHGGEYDSTFQHWAADLTYGGYTNKGINSAITRFIRNHQKDSWVGDYRSYGGAANYPLLGGYSMKDFEGWQGRSDYNGYVTNLFAHDVMTKYFQHFTVSKWENGTPVTMTDNGSTYKWTPEMKVELVDAAGNKVVVTRKSNDVNSPQYRERTVTLNGRVIQDGSAYLTPWNWDANGKKLPTDKEKMYYFNTQAGATTWTLPSDWANSKVYLYKLTDQGKTEEQELTVKDGKITLDLLANQPYVLYRSKQTNPEMSWSEGMHIYDQGFNSGTLKHWTISGDASKAEIVKSQGANEMLRIQGNKSKVSLTQKLTGLKPNTKYAVYVGVDNRSNAKASITVNTGEKEVTTYTNKSLALNYIKAYAHNNRRENATVDDTSYFQNMYAFFTTGSDVSNVTLTLSREAGDEATYFDEIRTFENNSSMYGDKHDTGQGTFKQDFENVAQGIFPFVVGGVEGVEDNRTHLSEKHDPYTQRGWNGKKVDDVIDGNWSLKTNGLVSRRNLVYQTIPQNFRFEAGKTYRVTFEYEAGSDNTYAFVVGKGEFQSGRRGTQASNLEMHELPNTWTDSKKAKKATFLVTGAETGDTWVGIYSTGNASNTRGDSGGNANFRGYNDFMMDNLHIEEITLTGKMLTENALKNYLPTVAMTNYTKESMDALKEAVFNLSQADDDISVEEARAEIAKIEALKNALVQKKTALVAEDFESLDAPAQPGEGLENAFDGNVSSLWHTSWNGGDVGKPATMVLKEPTEITGLRYVPRASDSNGNLRDVKLVVTDESGKEHTFTVTDWPNNNKPKDIDFGKTIKAKKIVLTGTKTYGDGGDKYQSAAELIFTRPQVAETPLDMSGYEAALAKAQKLTDKDNQEEVAGVQASMNYATDNHLLTERMVAYFADYLNQLKDSATKPDAPTSSKGEEQPPVFDVPEFKGGVNAAEAAVHEVPEFKGGVNATEAAVHEVPEFKGGVNAVQALVHELPEYKGGANAVLAAANEVPEYRGGVNAVEALVNEKPAYTGVLATAGDQAAPTVEKPEYPLTPSPVAETKTLGAKDEEKLPATGEHSSEVALFLASVSIALSAAVLTTKRKED, from the coding sequence ATGGATAAACGATTTTTTGAAAAACGCTGTAAGTTCAGTATTCGTAAGTTTACGCTTGGAGTAGCTTCGGTGATGATTGGAGCGACTTTCTTCGCAGCTAGCCCAGTATTAGCTGATCAAGCAAGAGTTGGTTCAACAGATAATTTGCCGAGTGAACTAGCTGATTTGGATAAAAAGGCTAGTGATGAGGGGCACGATTTTGACAAGGAAGCTGCCGCTCAGAATCCTGGTTCAGCTGAAACTACTGAAGGCCCTCAAACAGAAGAAGAGTTGTTGGCTCAAGAAAAAGAAAAGTCTGAAAAGCCAAGCAATTTGCCAAAAGAATTAGAAGGTAAGTTGGAGAAAGCTGAAGATAATGGGCGTGAAGTTGACAAGGATCAATTGGCTCAAGATACTGGGAAGCTCGTCCCAGAAGATGTGGCTAAGACTACCAATGGGGAATTAAACTACGGCGCGACTGTTAAGATTAAGACGCCATCAGGAGAAGGCAGCGGTATTGTCGTTGCTAAAGACCTTGTCTTGACGGTTTCTCATAACTTTATCAAGGACAGCCAAGACGGCAATATCCGTAAGGTTGTGGATAATGACCAAGGGGATGGAGATATCTATAGCATCTCATATCCAGGATTGCCAGATGTCAAGTTTAGTAAGAAAGATATTATTCATTGGGATCGTGAAGGCTACCTGAAGGGCTTCAAAAATGATTTGGCTCTTGTGAGATTGCGTACAGTTCTCGAAAATACGCCTGTTGAAGTAACCAAAAAGCCAGTAGTTAAGAAAATCGGAGATAAACTCCATGTCTTTGGTTATCCAGAAGGGAAATTGAATCCGATTGTCAATACTACAGTTGATTTTGCGGAACCATACGGAGAAGGTGTCCAAGGGATTGGTTACCAAGGAGGAAAACCGGGTGCTAGTGGTGGCGGTATCTTTGATACAGAAGGCAAACTAGTCGGAGTTCACCAAAATGGTGTAGTTGGAAAACGGAGCGGTGGCATTCTCTTTTCACCAGCTCAACTAAAATGGATTCAAGACCACATACAGGGAATTTCAAGTGTGAAACCAGCAGACTTGGAAGAGAAAGAAAAACCGGCTGAAGAAAAACCAAAAGAGGATAAACCTGCAGCTGCTAAACCTGAAACACCTAAGACAGTGACTCCTGAATGGCAAACGGTAGCGAATAAAGAGCAACAAGGAACAGTCACTATTCGTGAAGAAAAGGGTGTTCGCTACAATCAATTGTCTTCAACGGCCCAGAATGACAATGATGGCAAACCAGCCTTGTTTGAAAAACAAGGATTGACAGTTGACGCTAATGGAAATGCGACGGTTGATTTAACCTTCAAAGATGATTCTGAAAAGGGAAAATCACGCTTTGGTGTCTTCTTGAAATTTAAAGATACCAAGAACAATGTTTTTGTTGGATATGACCAAGGTGGCTGGTTCTGGGAATACAAAACTCCAGGTAACAGCACATGGTATAAAGGCAACCGTGTAGCAGCACCAGAACCGGGTTCTGTAAACCGTCTTTCAATCACTCTCAAGTCAGATGGACAACTCAATGCCAGCAACAATGATGTAAATCTCTTTGACACAGTGACCCTACCTGGGGCGGTCAATGAGAATCTTAAAAATGAGAAGAAAATCCTTCTCAAGGCAGGAACTTATAGCAATGACCGAACGGTTGTTAGCGTTAAAACAGACAATCAAGAAGGTGTAAAAGCGGATGATACTCCTGCCCAGAAAGAAACAGGTCCTGCCGTTGACGATAGCAAGGTGACTTATGATACGATCCAGTCTAAGGTTCTCAAGGCAGTGATTGACCAAGCCTTTCCTCGTGTCAAAGAATACACTTTGAATGGCCATACTTTACCAGGACAGGTGCAACAGTTCAACCAAGTCTTTATCAATAACCATCGAATAACCCCTGAAGTCACTTATAAGAAAATCAATGAAACAACAGCAGAGTACGTGATGAAGCTTCGTGATGATGCTCACTTAATCAATGCGGAAATGACAGTACGCTTGCAAGTTGTGGATAATCAATTGCACTTTGATGTGACCAAGATTGTCAACCACAATCAAGTCACTCCAGGTCAAAAGATTGATGATGAAAGAAAATTGCTTTCTACGATTAGTTTCCTAGGTAATGCTTTAGTCTCTGTTTCGAGTGACCAAGCTGGTGCTAAGTTTGATGGGGCAACCATGTCAAACAATACCCATGTCAGCGGGGATGATCATATCGATGTAACCAATCCAATGAAGGATTTGGCTAAGGGTTACATGTATGGATTTGTTTCTACAGATAAGCTTGCTGCAGGTGTTTGGAGCAATTCTCAAAACAGCTACGGTGGTGGTTCGAATGACTGGACTCGTTTGACAGCCTATAAAGAAACAGTTGGGAATGCCAACTATGTCGGAATTCATAGCTCTGAATGGCAATGGGAAAAAGCTTATAAGGGCATTGTTTTCCCAGAGTACACCAAAGAACTTCCAAGTGCCAAGGTTGTTATCACAGAAGATGCCAATGCTGACAACAAAGTCGACTGGCAAGATGGTGCCATTGCTTATCGTAGCATTATGAACAACCCTCAAGGTTGGGAAAAAGTTAAGGATATCACAGCTTATCGTATCGCGATGAACTTTGGTTCTCAAGCGCAAAACCCATTCCTTATGACCTTGGATGGTATCAAGAAAATCAATCTCCACACAGATGGTCTTGGGCAAGGTGTTCTCCTTAAAGGATATGGTAGTGAAGGTCACGACTCTGGTCACTTGAACTATGCTGATATTGGTAAACGTATTGGTGGTGTTGAAGACTTCAAGACCTTGATTGAAAAAGCGAAGAAATATGGAGCTCATCTTGGTATCCACGTGAACGCTTCTGAGACTTATCCTGAGTCTAAATACTTTAATGAAAATATTCTTCGTAAGAATCCAGATGGAAGCTACAGCTATGGTTGGAACTGGCTAGACCAAGGTATCAACATTGATGCTGCTTATGACTTGGCGCATGGACGTTTGGCTCGCTGGGAAGACTTGAAGAAAAAACTTGGTGATGGTCTCGACTTTATCTATGTGGACGTTTGGGGCAATGGCCAATCAGGTGATAACGGTGCCTGGGCTACCCACGTTCTTGCCAAAGAAATCAACAAACAAGGCTGGCGTTTTGCGATTGAGTGGGGGCATGGTGGTGAATACGACTCTACCTTCCAACACTGGGCAGCTGACTTGACCTATGGTGGCTACACTAATAAAGGTATCAACAGTGCCATCACACGCTTTATCCGCAACCACCAAAAAGATTCTTGGGTTGGGGACTACAGAAGTTACGGTGGTGCAGCCAACTACCCACTTCTAGGTGGATACAGCATGAAAGACTTTGAAGGCTGGCAAGGACGAAGCGACTACAATGGCTACGTGACTAACCTCTTTGCCCATGATGTCATGACCAAGTACTTCCAACACTTCACTGTAAGTAAATGGGAAAATGGTACACCAGTTACCATGACCGATAATGGTAGCACCTATAAATGGACTCCAGAAATGAAAGTTGAGCTAGTCGATGCAGCAGGTAACAAGGTTGTTGTGACGCGTAAGTCAAATGATGTCAATAGCCCACAATACCGTGAACGTACAGTAACGCTTAACGGACGTGTCATCCAAGATGGTTCAGCTTACTTGACTCCTTGGAACTGGGATGCGAATGGAAAGAAACTTCCTACTGATAAGGAAAAAATGTACTACTTCAATACGCAAGCTGGTGCAACAACTTGGACACTTCCAAGCGATTGGGCAAATAGCAAGGTTTACCTTTACAAGCTAACTGACCAAGGTAAGACAGAAGAGCAGGAACTAACTGTAAAAGATGGCAAGATTACCCTAGACCTTCTAGCAAATCAACCATACGTTCTTTACCGTTCAAAACAAACCAATCCTGAAATGTCATGGAGCGAAGGCATGCACATCTATGACCAAGGATTTAACAGTGGAACCTTGAAACATTGGACCATTTCTGGTGATGCTTCTAAGGCAGAAATTGTCAAATCACAGGGTGCAAATGAAATGCTTCGTATCCAAGGTAATAAGAGCAAGGTCAGCCTTACTCAGAAACTGACTGGCTTGAAACCAAATACCAAGTATGCGGTTTATGTTGGTGTCGATAACCGTAGTAATGCTAAGGCAAGTATCACAGTGAATACTGGCGAAAAAGAAGTGACTACTTACACCAATAAGTCACTCGCTCTCAACTATATCAAAGCTTATGCTCATAACAATCGCCGTGAAAATGCTACAGTTGATGATACAAGTTACTTCCAAAATATGTACGCCTTCTTTACAACTGGATCTGATGTATCAAATGTCACTCTGACATTGAGTCGTGAAGCTGGTGATGAAGCAACTTACTTTGATGAAATTCGTACCTTTGAAAACAATTCAAGCATGTACGGAGACAAGCATGATACAGGTCAAGGAACCTTCAAACAAGACTTTGAAAATGTTGCTCAAGGAATCTTCCCATTTGTAGTAGGTGGTGTCGAAGGTGTCGAAGACAACCGCACTCACCTGTCTGAAAAACACGATCCATATACACAGCGTGGTTGGAACGGTAAGAAAGTCGATGATGTTATTGATGGAAATTGGTCATTGAAGACAAATGGACTAGTGAGCCGTCGTAACTTGGTTTACCAAACTATTCCGCAAAACTTCCGCTTTGAAGCTGGTAAGACTTACCGTGTAACCTTTGAATACGAAGCAGGATCAGACAATACCTATGCCTTTGTAGTTGGTAAGGGAGAATTCCAGTCAGGTCGTCGTGGTACTCAAGCAAGCAACTTGGAAATGCATGAATTGCCAAATACTTGGACAGATTCTAAGAAAGCTAAGAAGGCAACCTTCCTCGTGACAGGTGCAGAAACAGGCGATACTTGGGTAGGTATCTACTCAACTGGAAACGCAAGCAATACTCGTGGTGATTCTGGTGGAAATGCCAACTTCCGTGGTTACAACGACTTCATGATGGACAATCTTCACATCGAAGAAATTACCCTAACAGGTAAGATGTTGACAGAAAATGCTCTGAAGAACTACTTGCCAACGGTTGCCATGACCAACTATACGAAAGAGTCTATGGATGCTTTGAAAGAGGCGGTCTTTAACCTCAGTCAGGCAGATGATGATATTAGCGTGGAAGAGGCGCGTGCAGAGATTGCCAAGATTGAAGCTTTGAAGAATGCTTTGGTTCAGAAGAAGACAGCTTTGGTAGCAGAAGACTTTGAAAGTTTAGATGCGCCTGCCCAACCAGGTGAAGGTCTAGAGAATGCCTTTGATGGAAATGTGTCTAGTCTATGGCATACATCTTGGAATGGTGGAGATGTAGGCAAGCCTGCAACCATGGTCTTGAAAGAACCAACTGAAATCACTGGACTTCGTTATGTTCCACGTGCCTCTGATTCAAATGGAAACTTGCGAGATGTGAAACTGGTTGTCACAGATGAGTCTGGTAAAGAACATACCTTCACAGTGACAGATTGGCCAAATAACAACAAGCCAAAAGACATTGACTTTGGCAAGACAATCAAGGCTAAGAAAATTGTCCTTACTGGTACCAAGACTTACGGAGATGGTGGCGATAAATACCAATCTGCAGCGGAACTCATCTTTACCCGTCCACAGGTAGCAGAAACACCACTTGACATGTCTGGTTATGAAGCAGCTTTGGCTAAGGCGCAGAAATTAACAGACAAAGACAATCAAGAGGAAGTAGCTGGAGTTCAGGCGAGCATGAATTATGCGACGGATAACCATCTCTTGACGGAAAGAATGGTTGCCTACTTCGCAGACTATCTCAACCAATTAAAAGATTCTGCTACGAAACCAGACGCTCCAACAAGTAGCAAGGGTGAAGAACAACCACCAGTTTTTGATGTACCTGAGTTCAAAGGCGGCGTCAATGCAGCAGAAGCAGCTGTACATGAAGTCCCTGAGTTCAAAGGTGGCGTCAATGCAACAGAAGCAGCTGTACATGAAGTCCCTGAGTTCAAGGGCGGCGTTAATGCGGTCCAAGCCTTGGTTCACGAATTACCAGAATACAAAGGTGGAGCCAATGCGGTCCTAGCGGCTGCAAATGAAGTTCCAGAGTATAGAGGTGGAGTCAATGCAGTTGAGGCCTTGGTAAATGAAAAGCCAGCCTACACAGGCGTATTGGCTACAGCTGGAGATCAAGCAGCTCCAACAGTTGAAAAACCTGAGTACCCGCTCACTCCAAGTCCAGTAGCTGAGACCAAAACTCTGGGAGCGAAAGATGAAGAAAAACTACCTGCTACAGGGGAGCACAGCTCAGAAGTAGCCCTCTTCTTAGCAAGTGTGAGTATCGCTTTATCTGCTGCTGTTCTTACGACAAAACGAAAAGAAGACTAA
- the rfbD gene encoding dTDP-4-dehydrorhamnose reductase, with translation MILITGANGQLGTELRYLLDERNVDYVAVDVAEMDITNSEMVEKVFAEVKPTLVYHCAAYTAVDAAEDEGKELDFAINVTGTENVAKASEKYGSTLVYISTDYVFDGKKPVGQEWEVDDLPDPQTEYGRTKRMGEELVENLTSQHYIIRTAWVFGNYGKNFVFTMQNLAKTHKTLTVVNDQHGRPTWTRTLAEFMTYLTDNQKEFGYYHLSNDAAEDTTWYDFAVEILKDSDVEVVPVDSSKFPAKAKRPLNSTMSLTKAKATGFVIPIWQDALKEFYKQEVRK, from the coding sequence ATGATATTAATTACAGGTGCGAATGGTCAACTCGGTACTGAACTACGTTATTTACTAGATGAACGAAATGTGGACTATGTTGCAGTGGATGTGGCCGAAATGGATATCACTAATTCTGAAATGGTTGAGAAGGTATTTGCTGAGGTTAAACCAACTCTGGTCTATCATTGTGCAGCCTACACTGCTGTTGATGCTGCAGAAGACGAGGGGAAAGAACTGGATTTTGCCATAAACGTAACTGGAACTGAAAATGTAGCCAAAGCCTCTGAGAAATACGGATCTACTCTGGTCTATATCTCGACAGACTATGTCTTTGATGGAAAGAAACCCGTCGGACAAGAGTGGGAAGTCGATGACCTACCTGATCCGCAAACAGAGTACGGGCGTACCAAGCGAATGGGTGAGGAACTTGTTGAAAACCTTACGTCACAGCATTATATCATCCGCACTGCTTGGGTCTTTGGAAATTATGGAAAAAACTTTGTCTTTACCATGCAAAATCTAGCCAAAACCCATAAAACGCTCACAGTAGTCAACGACCAACACGGCCGTCCAACTTGGACACGTACCTTGGCTGAGTTTATGACCTACTTGACTGATAATCAAAAAGAGTTTGGCTACTACCACTTATCAAATGACGCAGCTGAAGACACCACTTGGTATGACTTTGCTGTTGAGATTCTTAAAGACAGTGATGTCGAAGTAGTACCAGTAGACTCCAGCAAGTTTCCTGCCAAGGCCAAACGACCTCTCAACTCAACTATGAGCTTGACAAAAGCAAAGGCGACAGGTTTCGTCATTCCAATCTGGCAAGATGCCCTTAAAGAATTTTATAAACAAGAAGTAAGAAAATAA
- the rfbB gene encoding dTDP-glucose 4,6-dehydratase gives MTEYRNIIVTGGAGFIGSNFVHYVYNNFPDVHVTVLDKLTYAGNRANIEAILGDRVELVVGDIADATLVDKLAAQADAIVHYAAESHNDNSLNDPSPFIHTNFIGTYTLLEAARKYDLRFHHVSTDEVYGDLPLREDLPGHGEGPGEKFTAETKYNPSSPYSSTKAASDLIVKAWVRSFGVKATISNCSNNYGPYQHIEKFIPRQITNILSGIKPKLYGEGKNVRDWIHTNDHSSGVWTILTKGQIGETYLIGADGEKNNKEVLELILKEMGQPADAYDHVTDRAGHDLRYAIDASKLRDELGWKPEFTNFKAGLKETIKWYTDNQDWWKSEKEAVEANYAKTQQVIK, from the coding sequence ATGACTGAATACAGAAATATCATCGTGACAGGTGGGGCTGGTTTTATCGGTTCTAACTTTGTTCATTATGTCTATAACAACTTCCCAGATGTCCATGTGACAGTGCTGGACAAGCTGACTTATGCGGGTAATCGTGCCAATATTGAAGCAATTTTAGGTGATCGTGTTGAGTTGGTTGTTGGAGATATTGCAGATGCAACCTTGGTCGATAAGCTAGCTGCTCAAGCAGATGCCATTGTTCACTATGCGGCAGAAAGCCATAATGACAACTCGCTCAATGATCCGAGTCCATTTATCCACACCAACTTCATTGGGACTTACACTCTTTTGGAAGCAGCTCGTAAATACGACCTTCGTTTCCACCATGTGTCAACTGACGAAGTCTATGGTGACCTACCTCTGCGTGAAGATTTGCCAGGTCATGGAGAAGGTCCAGGTGAGAAATTTACGGCTGAAACCAAGTACAATCCCAGCTCGCCTTACTCATCAACTAAAGCAGCTTCAGATCTGATTGTCAAAGCTTGGGTGCGCTCATTTGGTGTCAAAGCGACTATTTCGAACTGTTCAAACAACTATGGTCCTTACCAACATATCGAGAAGTTTATTCCGCGCCAGATCACCAATATCTTGAGTGGTATCAAGCCAAAACTCTATGGTGAAGGTAAGAATGTCCGTGACTGGATTCACACCAATGACCATTCATCAGGTGTTTGGACGATTCTAACCAAAGGTCAAATCGGAGAAACCTACTTGATTGGTGCGGATGGTGAGAAGAACAATAAGGAAGTCCTGGAACTCATTCTCAAGGAAATGGGGCAACCAGCTGATGCTTATGACCATGTGACGGACCGAGCTGGTCATGACCTTCGTTATGCTATCGACGCTAGCAAGCTTCGTGATGAACTAGGGTGGAAGCCAGAGTTTACCAACTTTAAAGCAGGCCTCAAAGAGACCATCAAATGGTATACAGACAACCAAGACTGGTGGAAATCTGAAAAAGAAGCGGTAGAGGCTAACTATGCTAAAACGCAACAAGTGATTAAATAA
- a CDS encoding dTDP-4-dehydrorhamnose 3,5-epimerase family protein: protein MTDNFFGKTLAVHKIDAIPGLLEFDIPVHGDNRGWFKENFQKEKMLPLGFPESFFAEGKLQNNVSFSRKNVLRGLHAEPWDKYISVADGGKVLGSWVDLREGETFGNVYQTEIDASKGIFVPRGVANGFQVLSDTVSYSYLVNDYWSLELKPKYAFVNYADPALGIQWENLAEAEVSEADKHHPLLKDVKPLRKEDL from the coding sequence ATGACAGATAATTTTTTCGGCAAAACACTTGCAGTGCACAAGATTGATGCCATTCCAGGTTTGTTAGAGTTCGATATTCCGGTTCATGGTGACAATCGTGGCTGGTTTAAGGAAAATTTTCAGAAAGAAAAGATGCTACCGCTTGGTTTCCCTGAAAGCTTCTTTGCTGAAGGAAAACTGCAAAACAATGTCAGCTTTTCTCGCAAAAATGTTCTTCGAGGTCTCCATGCTGAACCTTGGGACAAGTATATCTCAGTAGCAGATGGTGGCAAGGTTCTGGGTTCTTGGGTTGACCTACGTGAAGGTGAGACTTTTGGAAATGTTTATCAGACCGAGATTGATGCAAGTAAGGGAATCTTTGTCCCTCGTGGCGTAGCCAATGGTTTCCAAGTCCTCTCGGATACAGTTTCTTATAGCTATCTGGTCAATGACTACTGGTCACTTGAACTCAAGCCTAAATATGCTTTTGTCAACTATGCAGACCCAGCTTTGGGCATCCAGTGGGAAAACCTAGCAGAAGCAGAAGTTTCGGAAGCAGATAAACATCATCCACTGCTTAAGGATGTCAAACCACTAAGAAAAGAAGATTTGTAA
- the rfbA gene encoding glucose-1-phosphate thymidylyltransferase RfbA — translation MKGIILAGGSGTRLYPLTRAASKQLMPVYDKPMIYYPLSTLMLAGIKDILIISTPQDLPRFKDLLLDGSEFGIKLSYAEQPSPDGLAQAFLIGEEFIGDDSVALILGDNIYHGPGLSRMLQKAAKKEKGATVFGYQVKDPERFGVVEFDTDMNAISIEEKPENPRSNYAVTGLYFYDNDVVEIAKQIKPSARGELEITDVNNAYLKRGDLSVEVMGRGFAWLDTGTHESLLEASQYIETVQRMQNVQVANLEEIAYRMGYISREDVLKLAQPLKKNEYGQYLLRLIGEI, via the coding sequence ATGAAAGGTATTATTCTTGCGGGTGGTTCGGGAACGCGCCTGTACCCACTTACTCGAGCTGCGTCAAAACAGCTGATGCCGGTTTATGATAAACCCATGATTTACTATCCTTTGTCAACCTTGATGTTGGCTGGGATTAAGGACATTTTGATCATCTCAACACCACAGGATTTACCCCGTTTTAAGGACCTGCTCTTGGATGGCTCCGAATTTGGGATCAAGCTTTCCTATGCGGAACAGCCTAGTCCCGATGGACTTGCTCAGGCTTTTCTTATCGGTGAAGAATTTATCGGTGACGATAGTGTTGCATTGATCTTGGGGGATAATATCTATCATGGACCTGGTTTGAGCAGAATGCTTCAAAAGGCAGCTAAGAAAGAGAAGGGTGCGACTGTTTTTGGCTACCAAGTGAAGGATCCAGAGCGTTTTGGTGTGGTCGAGTTTGATACAGACATGAATGCTATTTCCATAGAAGAAAAACCGGAGAATCCTCGCTCTAACTATGCAGTGACAGGTCTTTATTTCTATGACAATGATGTTGTGGAGATTGCCAAACAGATAAAACCGAGTGCTCGTGGAGAGTTGGAAATCACAGATGTTAACAATGCTTATTTGAAGCGTGGGGATTTGTCAGTTGAAGTTATGGGACGTGGTTTTGCCTGGTTGGATACTGGGACACATGAGAGTCTGTTAGAAGCATCCCAATATATCGAAACGGTTCAAAGGATGCAAAATGTTCAGGTTGCCAACCTAGAAGAAATTGCCTACCGAATGGGTTATATCAGCCGCGAAGATGTGCTGAAGTTGGCGCAACCTCTCAAGAAGAATGAATACGGGCAATACTTGCTCCGTTTGATTGGAGAAATCTAG
- a CDS encoding galactofuranosyltransferase — protein sequence MKYYLKDSFLHNAHEKNAGSKARNDVEAILISEGYEGLELKVENWYKMNFFKAQQHKYRATKSVFDQLGVGDELVIQFPIIHHTFFISQLIKQAQKRGAKFYLLIHDIETLRHAAGSEVKFRHKVRNYFQEKKALMSVDGIIVHNDIMKKVLVGQGVPADKMVSLEIFDYLIPNFAEKPNLQKDQPIIVAGNLNPAKSGYLYNLPDQPAYNLYGVGYDESRALKNTTYFGSFMPDDLPAALEGSFGLVWDGDSSETCQGSYGNYLRFNNSHKASLYLASGFPLVVWRESALAHFVLDKECGLAVDSLHDLQRVLDDLTLQDYKELSEQARKVGAALRDGAYLKAALSKLK from the coding sequence GTGAAATATTATCTGAAAGATTCATTTCTGCATAATGCACACGAAAAGAATGCAGGGAGTAAGGCACGAAATGACGTGGAAGCTATTCTAATCTCAGAGGGTTATGAGGGCTTGGAGCTCAAGGTTGAGAATTGGTATAAGATGAATTTCTTTAAAGCTCAACAACACAAATATCGTGCGACCAAGTCTGTGTTTGATCAGTTGGGAGTTGGAGATGAATTGGTGATTCAGTTCCCTATTATCCACCATACATTTTTTATCTCACAACTCATCAAGCAGGCGCAAAAAAGAGGAGCAAAATTCTATCTTTTGATCCATGATATTGAAACCTTGCGTCATGCAGCAGGTTCGGAAGTGAAATTCCGTCATAAAGTGCGCAATTACTTCCAGGAAAAGAAAGCTTTGATGTCAGTGGATGGCATTATCGTTCATAACGATATCATGAAGAAAGTTCTGGTAGGTCAAGGAGTGCCAGCAGATAAAATGGTTAGCTTGGAAATTTTTGACTACCTGATTCCAAACTTTGCTGAAAAACCAAATCTCCAAAAAGACCAGCCTATTATCGTAGCTGGAAATTTGAACCCTGCAAAGTCAGGCTATCTTTATAACTTGCCAGACCAGCCAGCCTATAACTTGTATGGAGTGGGCTATGATGAAAGTCGTGCATTGAAAAACACCACCTACTTTGGTTCCTTTATGCCGGATGACCTCCCAGCTGCTCTTGAAGGTAGTTTTGGTTTGGTCTGGGACGGAGACAGCTCAGAAACCTGCCAAGGTTCTTACGGAAACTATCTACGCTTTAACAATTCGCACAAGGCCTCTCTTTATTTGGCTTCGGGCTTTCCTCTAGTGGTTTGGAGAGAGTCTGCCCTTGCGCATTTTGTTCTGGATAAAGAGTGTGGTCTAGCAGTTGACTCTCTACACGACCTCCAAAGAGTACTAGATGATTTGACACTTCAAGATTACAAGGAACTTTCAGAACAGGCTAGGAAAGTTGGAGCTGCTCTTCGAGATGGAGCCTACTTAAAAGCTGCCTTATCCAAATTGAAGTAA